tccacatccttttggtaatgtggcgcccagaactgtacacagtgttctaaatgcggccgaaccaatgtcttgtacaattttaacatgacttgccagctcttatactcaataccccatctaatgaaggcaagcatactgtaatgccttcttgactattctatccacctgtgcagcaaccttcagggtacaatgggcttgcactcccagatctctctgcccatcaactttcccaaggctcttccgttcattgtataatttgttctagaattagacttgcctaaatgcatcacctcacatttgtctggattgaaagccatctgccacttttctgctcaactctccagtctagCTATATcatcctgtattctctgacagtcccttacgctttctgctactccaccaatctttgtgtcatctgcaaacttgctgatcataccaacagtgccctcttctagatcatttatatatatattacaaacaacagtggccccaatactgacccctgtggaacaccactggtcacctttctccattttgagaaactccctccaATTACTACTCTTgcctcctgttgctcaatcaattctttatccacctagctaggacaccttgcacaccatgtgacttcactttctccattagtctacaatggggaaccttatcaaatgccttactaaagcccatgtatatgacatcaacagcccttccttcatctaacaacttggttacttcctcaaagaactctatcaaattggtaaggcacgattgccccccgcacaaaaccatgttgcccatcaccgataagctcattcctttccaaatataagtagatcctatctctcagtaccctctccagcaactttcccaccaccgacattaggctcactggtctatagttacccagaatatccctactaaccttcttgtacagggggacaacatgagcaaccttctaGTCCTCTGAAatacctcacctgtatttaaggatgccacaaagatatctgtcagggccccagctatttcctctcttgcctccttcagcaacctgggatagatcccatccggtcctggggatttgtccaccttaataacctctagcatacccaacacatcttccctatttatgccaacgtgatccacactaatcaaacttctatctctaatctcaagattcatcatgttcctctcctcagtgaacactgatgcaaagttatcattcagaatctcacccgttctctcaggttcggcacacatccttccttcattatcttttagtggaccaatcctttctttagtcacccgcttgcttcttatataagaataaaatgctttgggattttccttaattctgcttgctaaaactatttcatgacccattttagcccgcttgattccttgtttaagacttgtcctactcttccaaaattcctccagggcccgttcttaTCTGCCTAGACCTCATGTACGCTTTgcttttcctcttggctattcgtacaatttctcctgtcacccacggttcatgaatcttgcccttcctatcctttgccttcaccaggacatgcctatcctgcactgtcgttaacctatctttgaaagcctcccatatctcaaatgtggacttcccttcaattagcggtgtccaatccacatttcccagctcctgcctaattttgatataattggcccaGTTTtgcactcttcccttaggaccactctcttctttatctacaaatattataaaacttacagaattgtggtcactgttcccaaagaaattccccaccgcaacttctgccacctgtcctggcttgttcaccagtaccaggtccaatatggccccttcccttgtcggactattgatatactgctctagaaaactctcctggatgcttcgtacaaattctactccatccagacctctgatgctaagtgtatcccagtcaatgttgggaaaattaaaatcttccatcaccactaCCTTATTGCCTCTACgtctattcataatctgtttaacTATCTGTTCTTCTACCTCAAGCGCattgttgggaggtctgtaatacagctccaacaatataactgcacccttcttatttctcagctccacccataatgcctcactacccaagactgCCTCAGtgtcctcccttagcacagccatgatatcgtctctgaccagcaatgcaactccacactcccttttacttccctccctgtcctgtctgaagcgtctatatcctggaacatttagttgccaatcaacatgtccttccttcaaccaagtctctgtaatggcaataatgtcatactcccaggcaccaatccaagccctaagttcatctgccttacacactatactccttgcattaaagtagatgcatttcaggccatcagttcttttgcgctcacctgctctctgcctattcttccctttattaatgctatcttcataattcttacagtctccagaaCTCAAGGCTGCAGAGGTTTAATCCCAGTTAAGTTTCCCTCACAATTTAGTGGCTTCATGTTAGTAGAAGGAGGGTTTACCTAGCAGATATTTTCACATGGTTAGCAAACAATAGTATTactgatatacagaggaacctcgattatctggcattcgattatctaaattttggattatccagacAAGATCGCAagatcccaatgcttggctaaactgtggataaaagcaaattactgcggacgctggaatctgaaaccaaaagagaaaatactggaaaatttcagcaggtctcgcagcatctgtaaggagagagctttgacaaagagtcagctcttttctctccttacagatgctgccagacctgctgagattttccagcattttctctcttggctaaactgtgttatctggcattcgattatccgaacagaTTACTCCCCGCTCATGTTGTTCatataatcgaggttcctttttATGTACAAAGATGTTTAGATTGTCCTAACCTATTGATTAAAAGGCAACATTAATGATGGGCAGAACAACAACTTGAATTTATGCAACTGTCTTTAACACAATAAAATTAGCCAAGACTCCTCAACAAGGATATTAAGACGCAAGTTATATAATGAGTTATGTTGAGAGACAAGGGTAGTTAAATAAAATGCTTGGCCAAAGCGGTAggatttaaggagcatcttaagtaaagaaagagaagaaagggGAGAGATTTAGCAAAAGAATTCCAGAGTTTGGGGTTTAGCCAACTGAAGGCACAGCCCTGCAATGGTTAAGTGTCTAAAATCAGGGATGGTCAAAAGGCAAGAATTATAGAAGAGCTCACACATAATAGAGATAGTTGGGCAGGATAGTATTTCAGAGCCTAGCATGCAGAAGAATTGGAAAACAgggatgagaatttttaaaaatcaaggcaTTGCTTGACCAGGAGCTAAcatagatcagtgaacacagggatGCACAGGTGAATGGGATTTGGAGAGAGTCATgacatgggcagcagagttttggatgattcCAAGTTTAGAGTGAGTAGAACATAGGAGGCCAGCAGGACTGTACTTTAATAGTCAAGTATACAGCTATGAAACACATGATTTttggtttcagcagcagatacaAGGGGACAGGAATAAAGCAAGTGATGTAACATAAGTGGAAGTTGGATATCTTGGTGATGGCACTGATGTGAGTAGGAAGTTCATCTCAGGGTCAAATGTGACATCAGATTGCAGAAAGACTGGATTAGTCTCAGACTACTGCTAAGTAGGAGTTGGAGTCAGCAGCTGGGAAAAAAGAGCATGGTGCAGTATCTTTAGATTTTCTAATATTTAATTGGGAAGAGGGCACAATAGACGAAAATCTAGTTTAATAGTGAACATATGCTTATTAAGACTTTAAATGTGCACACTCACCCGATTTGCAGTGAccgcaaaatactgcagattctgaAGGAACCCGATGTCCTGTGGTATATATGTCAGGTTATTATGACTCAAATCCAAGTACCGCAACTTACGACAATAGAAGAGTTGAGCAGGAATCTTTTCAATTTTATTCCGGTTCAGGTAGAGCCTCTCCATGTTGGTCAAAGTGCCAACCTGAATAGGAATATAGGCAATGTGGTTATACCACAGCTTAAGGCAGACTAGGCGCCGTAGGTGCTGGAAGCTGATAATTTCCTCGATTGTCTTCAAGTTGTTATCTTTGAGATCGATCTCCTGTAAGTTATGGAGACTGAAGATGGAGTGGGGGATTCGTTCCAGATCGCAACGGATTAACTCCAATTCTGTCAGATTAACCATCTTCTTTAGGCTATTGAGGACCATAAGCTTAGTGCCCTCATTGTTGATAGACAACTTCTGCAGATGGACTCCAACATCTGTGACAACCTGTGGCAATTTTGTTAGGTTGCTCTTCAACCTCAAAACCTTGAGGCATTTGAGTTCTCGTAAGCCATCAATTACGATGTAGCGATTGTTCTCCGCACTCAGGTTCCCAGTTAGGTGAAGCTCTTCGAGATTCTTCAGGCTGTAGATCCATAGAGGAATCTCTTTGATGTCCGTAAACTTGATATGTAGTGATTTCAGGTGCTCTCGTAAGAAAGCAAGAGCTGGTGCCTCAATCTTTGCTGGCGTGTGGTACAACCAAAGTTCTTTGAGGTTACTAAGTTGGGCAATGATTGGAGGAATGGTGACATCCAAGATCATCTCCAATTTGAGCACTTCCAGTTCAGTCAGGTCAAAGATGGTGTCTGGGATTCCACTCAGCATGAAGAGGTGGAGTTCCAATTTGTCCTGAGAGTTTTTCATGATCCTCTGCCGGAGTTTCTCTAGGGTCCATTCATTATTCAGATTGAGTTGTCGTAATTTGTTCTCACTGACTTCAGACAGAAAGACAGCAAAACGTTTGGAGTATAATGGATCATATTGATCAATAAGAtgcaacataaaagcaaaatcaTTCTTGACATCAGGAATATCACTGTAGCTACTCTCCTCTCGAATTGACTCAAATGAATACTTTTTCAATGAAAGGCGTACCATCCACCAGAGTGTGTACATGCAAATAAGTCCATAGACAATCACTAAACTAATGTAAAAGGATGCAAGAATTTTGAACAGTGTAGCTAATGGATGAGCACATTGATACACATTATATCCTGTGAGGTTCTGAATGTTTACTATACAGGACACATCAAATTTTATATCATCAACATAATAAAGTGAGTAACTAATAATAAGAGCAAATTTAATTACTTTGATAATAGTTTGTCTCATGTAGAGCTGATAAACTATATCCCCTTCCTCAACATGGGTGCGGAATTTCtttacttttt
This DNA window, taken from Hemiscyllium ocellatum isolate sHemOce1 chromosome 21, sHemOce1.pat.X.cur, whole genome shotgun sequence, encodes the following:
- the LOC132825885 gene encoding volume-regulated anion channel subunit LRRC8A, which encodes MIPVTELRYFADTQPAYRILKPWWDVFTDYISIVMLMIAVFGGTLQVTQDKMICLPCKWVANDTCLEPFDYPNATLPSSSFIPPFSSEPTGIQYDLDRHQYNYVDAVCYENKLHWFAKYFPYLVLLHTLVFLVCSNFWFKYPRTSSKLEHFVSILLKCFDSPWTTRALSETVAEESDPKQSFAKMNGSMAKKSSTVSEDVEASVPMLQRTKSRIEQGIVDHSETGVLDKKEGEQAKALFEKVKKFRTHVEEGDIVYQLYMRQTIIKVIKFALIISYSLYYVDDIKFDVSCIVNIQNLTGYNVYQCAHPLATLFKILASFYISLVIVYGLICMYTLWWMVRLSLKKYSFESIREESSYSDIPDVKNDFAFMLHLIDQYDPLYSKRFAVFLSEVSENKLRQLNLNNEWTLEKLRQRIMKNSQDKLELHLFMLSGIPDTIFDLTELEVLKLEMILDVTIPPIIAQLSNLKELWLYHTPAKIEAPALAFLREHLKSLHIKFTDIKEIPLWIYSLKNLEELHLTGNLSAENNRYIVIDGLRELKCLKVLRLKSNLTKLPQVVTDVGVHLQKLSINNEGTKLMVLNSLKKMVNLTELELIRCDLERIPHSIFSLHNLQEIDLKDNNLKTIEEIISFQHLRRLVCLKLWYNHIAYIPIQVGTLTNMERLYLNRNKIEKIPAQLFYCRKLRYLDLSHNNLTYIPQDIGFLQNLQYFAVTANRIETLPPELFQCRKLRTLNLGNNCLISLPSRVGELTSLTQLELRGNRLECLPVELGECRLLKRSGLVVEDDLFNTLPSEVKEQLWRADKEQA